Genomic DNA from Parvivirga hydrogeniphila:
CGCAGGGCTACTACCACGTGTTCTACGGCGCGCACAATTCGGTCATCCTGCACGCCCGGAGCGCAAGCCCGCACGACGCACGCCGGTGGATCGCGCTCGGGCCCGTCCTGCTCGGGAGCGCGGAGTCCTCGGCCGCGCCAGCAGCGGCGAAGGGCACGTACCCGCAGCCGTCGATCGACGCCAGCGGCACGGTGCGGCTGTTCTTTCGCAACAACGGCGGGCTTTTCAGCGACTGGGTGGTGGCCGAGAGCTCGGACGGGTGCACGACGTGGTCGGCTCCCGAGCAGGTGCTCGACGGCGTTTCCGGGGAGTACGGGTGGTACGCGAGCTCCTGGGCCGAACCTGACGGCGACCTTCACGTCGTCGCCACGCGCCTCGACTATGATGCCTGGAAAGCCGACGCGTTCGCTCGCCAGGACCTCTACTACGTGAAGCGAGATGCCGAGACCGGCGCCTGGGAAAGTGCGGCAGGCGCACCGGTAGCGACGCCGCACGACCGTTCCGCCCTCGACGCGACGTGCCTCGCGTACGCTTCAGAGGGCCGCTACCTCAACCAGCCGGTCGTTCGCGTGCGCGACGACGGGACGCCCGTCATCGTGTTCGTCTCTGCTGATGCGACAGACCTCGACTCCTGCCGCTGGGAATCGGTGCGCTGGACGCCGGAAGAGGGCTCGTTCAGCCGGCCGGCGACGGTCGCAGACACGGACAACCTCTTCGATGCCGGCACGCTCCTCACCAACGGCGGAGGACTCGAGGCGTACCTCATCGTCGGGGGATACCCTGACGAGATGACTCCGGCCTGGTCGACCTCGCTCGCGACGCGCGGCGGCGACCTCGTCCGATTCACGTCCGACGACGGCGTCGCATGGCGTCGAGGCGATACCGTCCGGGCCGCGTCGGGGCCGTGGGAGCGCTTCAACAATCCGCAAGCACTTGCTTTGCCTGACGGCAGGCGAGCCGTCCTGTTCTGCGAGGGCGACAACGACTACACGTCGAGCGACTCGAAGGTCTTCCTGCAGATCGGCGAAGCGCCCGCATCGAGGGACTTCCGTGCGCGCGGCACGCGCCTGTCGGGAGACGACCGCTACGAGACCGCAGTCCAGGTGTCGCGCGAGGCGTTCCCGTCCTGCGCAACCACGGTGGTGGTCGCCACAGGCGAGGGGTTCGCAGACGCCGTCGCGGCAGCCCCGCTCGCGGCATCGCTCCGCGCGCCGCTGCTCCTCGTGCGCTCGAACCGGCTCGACGACGTCGTCGCAGCGGAGATCCGGCGGCTCGGCGCGCGGTACGCGATCATCGTCGGAGGCCCGGGAGCGGTATCGGAAGACGTCGCACGGGCCGTCCGCGCACAGCTCACCAAGGAGCGCGGCGTGGAGCGGGTCGCCGGTGACGACAGGTACGGCACGTCGGCCGCGGTGGCGCGGCACATGACGGCCGTGCGCGGGGCCCCTCGTGGCCTCATGCTCGCCACCGGTGCGAACTTCCCGGACGCGCTTGCAGGCGGGGTGCTTGCGGCCCGCAAGAACATGCCGGTGCTTTTGACGCGCCCGAGCGAGATCCCGACGTCGGTTGCCGAGGTCGTGGCTGAGACAGCTCCAGAGGAGCTGGTCGTGCTCGGTGAAGAGACGGCCGTGAGCGGTGCGGTGGTGGCGCACGCGCTGGAACTCGCTCCGGGCGCTGCATCGACGCGTCTGGGCGGAGCGACGCGATACGATACGGCCGCTGCCGTCGTCGAGCACGCGCTGGCGCGCGGCATCACGATGGAGCGCTTCGTCGTGTGCACGGGAGAGGACTTCCCGGACGCGCTCACGGCGAGCGTGCTCGCTGCTAGGCGGAACAGCGCCGTCATCTTCACCCGACGCTACGAGCTTCCCGGCCCCAGTGCGACGATCGTCCGCGAGCACCGTCGCGACGTGCTCGTATGGAACGTCGTCGGCGGGACGGGCGCGGTCGGCACGAGCGTGTCGAGTGCGCTTGCTGCCATCGTCGCGGAACCGTAACGCTCGGTCGGCCGCCTGTCGGAACGCGCCTCCCGCTCGCCGCGACGAGCCCCAAGATGTCGTCGTGGGGTGGTAGCATACACCCGTCATCGTGTGGTCGCGAGTGCTCGCAGGGAGCCCACCATGCCTTCTGAACCGCTTCGGACGCCCGAGGTCGAGTCGCTGCTTGCGGCGTTCGCATCGCTCGACAGCGCCGACGACGTGTACGCGTTTCTGCTCGACGTCTGCACGATCCGCGAGATCCAGGAGATGGCGCAGCGCCTCGCGGTGGCGCGCATGCTCGCTGGCGGCGTGCACTACCCGGAGATCCAGCGCGCGACCGGCGCCTCCCCAACGACGATCAGCCGGGTGAGCCGCTGCGTGAACTACGGGGCAGGCGGCTATCGCAGGGTGATCGAGCGTCTTGGCACCATCGAGGGAACCGGTGAGCCGTCGTGACGGAGCGCTTCGTCCACCTGCACACGCACTCCGAGTACTCCGTGCTCGACGGGCACGCGAAGGTCTCGCGGCTCTTGGACAAGGCCGCCCAGCTCGGGCAGCAGGCGCTCGCGCTCACCGACCACGGCGTGATGTTCGGCGCGGTGGAGTTCTACAAGCAGGCCGTGCGCGGAGACGAGAAGACCGGACGGCCGCCCATCAAGCCGATCATCGGGTGCGAGGTGTACTTCACGCCGCACTCGCGCACGAAGCGCGACGGGAAGCCTGAACTGTACCACCTGCTGCTCCTCGCGGAGGACAACACGGGCTACAAGAACCTCATGGCGCTGGTGTCGCAGTCGTGGACGACGGGCTTCTACTACAAGCCGCAGGTCGACCTCGAGCTTCTCGAGCAGTTCAGCGATGGGCTCATCGCAACGTCTGCCTGCATGAGCGGCATCGTCCCGAAGAGCATCGAGCGGGGCGACGAGGCAGCCGCGCGCGCGTGGGCGGAGCGGTACGCGCGCATCTTCGGCGAAGGGCGCTTCTTCCTCGAGATCCAGCAGCAAGGCATCATGGCGGACAGCGGCGTCACGCAGTCAGACATCAACCGCGCGCTCGCGGACCTGGGGCGAGAGCTCGGGCTGCCGCTCGTCGCGACCAACGACATCCACTACGTGGAGGCCGGCGACGCGAAGGCGCAAGACATCCTCGTGTGCATCCAGACCGGCCGCACCCTTGACGACACCGATCGCCTGCGCTTCTCGTCTGACCAGTTCTACCTCAAGTCGGCAGAGCAGATGGCAGAAGTCCTGCCTGAGTACCCCGAGGCGCTGGCGATGACCGCGGAGGTCGCGGAGCGGTGCACCGTGGAGCTCGAGTTCGGAAAGATCATCCTCCCCGTGTTCGACGTTCCTGGCGGGAAGACCGAGGACGAGCACCTGCGCGAAGCGTGCATGAAGGGCCTCGCGCGCCGCTACGGCGAGCCGATCCCGGAAGACGCGCTCGCTCGCCTCGAAAGCGAGCTTGCGGTCATCACCTCGAAAGGGCTCTCGGCGTACTTCCTCATCGTCGCCGACTTCGTGCAGTGGGCGAAGCGCAACGGCATCGGCGTCGGGCCGGGCCGGGGGAGCGCGGCCGGGTCGATCATCTCCTACGCGCTCGGCATCACCAACCTCGATCCGCTCGCACATGGGCTCATCTTCGAGCGGTTCTTGAACCCCGAGCGAACCGAGATGCCCGACATCGACATCGACTTCGACGACGAGCGTCGAGGCGAGGTCATCGACTACGTGCGCAAGAAGTACGGCGAGGACCGCGTGGCGCAGGTGGTCACGTACAGCACGATGAAGGCGCGCCAGGCGATCCGCGACGCCGCGCGCGTTCTGGGCTACCCGTACGCGATCGGCGACCGCATCGCCAAGCTCGTCCCGGAAGGGCCGGACGCGACCATCGCCGACGCGCTCGAGACGAACCCCGACCTTCGGGAGGAGTACGACGCTGGCGGCGACGTGAAGGCGATCATCGACGCCGCGCGGGCGCTCGAAGGGAACGTGCGCGGCGAGGGCGTGCACGCCGCTGCGGTCGTGATCTGCCGCGACCCGCTGCACGAGCACGCGCCGGTGAAGCTCGACACCAAGGGCGGCTCTGTCATCACGCAGTACGAAGGCACCGTGATCGCCGAGCTCGGGCTGCTCAAGATGGACTTCCTGGGCCTGCGGACGCTCACCGTCATCGCCAAGGCCGTTCAGGCCATCGAGGAGAACCACGGCGTCGGGATCGACATCGACAGCATCCCGCTCGACGACCCCGAGACCTTCGCGATGCTCAAGCGGGGCGACGTGGACGGCGTCTTCCAACTCGGTGAGTCTTCGGGGATGCGGCAGCTCGTGAAGGACTTGCAGCCGGAGTCGTTCGCCGAGATCGTCGCGTGCCTCGCCCTGTACCGGCCGGGGCCGCTGCAGTCGGGCATGGTGCGCGACTTCGTGAACCGCAAGCACGGGCGCGCGCCCGTCGAGTACTACGACGAGCGCATCAAGCACATCCTGGAGGAGACCTACGGCACGATGGTCTACCAGGAGCAGGTGATGCGCCTGTCGATGGAGATGGCGGGCTTCAGCGCCGCGAAGGCCGACAAGCTCCGCAAGGCCATGGGCAAGAAGATCCCCGAGGAGATGGCGAAGTGGCGCTCGGACTTCGTGGAGGGGGCCGTGGCGAACGGCTACGGCCGGGCCCTCGCCGAGCGCGTGTACGACGACATCGAGAAGTTCGCCGGCTACGGCTTCAACAAGAGCCACTCGGCGGCATATGGCCTGCTCGCGTACCAGACCGCGTACCTCAAGGCGCACTACCCGCTCGAGTTCATGGCTGCGCAGCTCACCAGCTACAACGGCAAGACCGAGCAGATCGTGCGCTACATCGCAGCGTGCAACGCGGCCGGCATCACGGTGCTTCCGCCGGACGTGAACTCCTCGGGCAAGGACTTCACCGCGACGGGCGGCGCGATCAGGTTCGGTCTGGAGGGCATCCGCGGGGTCGGCGGGCCGGTGGTGGAGGCGATCGTGGCGGCCCGCAAAGAGGGCGGTCCGTTCACGTCGCTGCACGACTTTCTCGCGCGGGTGGATGTGCGCAGCCTCAACAAGAAGACGGTCGAAGCGCTCATCAAGGCAGGCGCCTTCGACTCGACCGGCTACACGCGCAAGCAGCTCATGGAGCTCATGGACCACGCGATGGAGCTGGCAGCCAAGCGGCAGCGCGACAAAGAAAGCGGCCAGGTGTCGATGTTCGACCTGTTCGCGCCGGAAGAGCACGGGCTCGGCGAGGAGGCGCCGCCCCCGGACGGCGTCGAGTGGGACAAAGCGACGAAGCTGTCCTTCGAGAAGGAGATGCTCGGCATCTACGTGTCGGACCACCCGCTGTCGGACAAGCGCGAGATCATCGAGGCGGCACGCACGCACTCGCTCGGCCAAACCGAGGAGCTCAAAGACGGCGTCGTCGGCTGGTTCGCAGGCCAGATCCGCGACGTCGAGCGCATCGCGACGAAGGCCGGGAAGCTCATGTGCGCATTCGTGCTGGAGGACCTCGAGAGCTCGGCAGACGCGCTGATGTTCCCGCAGACCTACGAGCGCTGCCGCGACGTCGTGGCCGAAGACGCCGTCGTGCGCGTGCGCGCCAAAGTGGAGGACTCCGACCGCGGCAGGCGGCTGCTCGTCCAGGAGGTGCACACGCTTGCCGATGACGGCACCTTCGTCCGCCCGCCGAAGGTGCTCCACGTGCGCGCTCCGGTGAGCGAGCTCGGGAACGGCGGGTACGACCGCTTCCGCGAGATACTCGCGCACTACCCGGGGCGGGACAGCGTCGTCGTGGAGCTCCAGTACCCGGACCGCATCAAGCGGATGCGTCTCGGCGAGGAGTGCCGTGTGGACGCTGCTGCTGTGGGTCTGCACGCAGAGCTCAAGGCGCTGCTCGGCGCGGAGGCGGTGTGGGAGGAGTAGGGTGTTGCTATAGCACTATATTGTGCTATAGTGACCGAGCGCCTGCCACGGGAGGGGCGCAGCGAGAGGAAGGACCGACTGTGCGACCGGCGACTCCCCGCGGGTTCCGCGACGTGCTCCGTGACGAGGCCGCCGAGCGCGAGGCCGTGGCTGCCGCGCTCGTCGCGGTCTTCGACGCCTGGGGCTACGCGCCCGTGGAGACGCCCGTCGTCGAGTCGTACGAGGTCGTCTCGGCGGCGGGGCCGGAAAGCGGCGAGGCCGAGCCGTTCCGGCTGCTCGACTCCGACGGGGAGCTTCTCGCGCTCCGTCCCGACATGACGCTGCCGATCGCGCGGGTCGCGGCCACTCGGCTCGCTGACGACCCGGAGCCGCTGCGGGTGCGCTACCTCGCTCCCGTCTTCCGCGAGCACGCGTCGTTCCGGGGACAGGCGCGTCAGTTCACGCAGGCCGGCGTCGAGCTGATCGGCGCGACGGGGCCTGCTGCCGACGCCGAGATCGTCGCGCTCGCCGCAGAGGCGCTGCGCGCAGCGGGGCTTGCCGGCTTCACGATCGCCATCGGCAGCGTCGAGGTGCTGCGAGCGCTGGTGGACGCGGCCGGCATGCCGGATCCGTGGGGGACGGCGGTCCTGCGG
This window encodes:
- a CDS encoding YerC/YecD family TrpR-related protein, whose protein sequence is MPSEPLRTPEVESLLAAFASLDSADDVYAFLLDVCTIREIQEMAQRLAVARMLAGGVHYPEIQRATGASPTTISRVSRCVNYGAGGYRRVIERLGTIEGTGEPS
- a CDS encoding cell wall-binding repeat-containing protein; this encodes MKRLRALLAAVVVLWLVTPDAAHAIPRDFFDFRAAGQAVYEEFVIRPELHYEDANGTLVAVYQGYGFDPYAAVYDVGTGEWRGPWRIADNPLVGDEHGGPALIEDAQGYYHVFYGAHNSVILHARSASPHDARRWIALGPVLLGSAESSAAPAAAKGTYPQPSIDASGTVRLFFRNNGGLFSDWVVAESSDGCTTWSAPEQVLDGVSGEYGWYASSWAEPDGDLHVVATRLDYDAWKADAFARQDLYYVKRDAETGAWESAAGAPVATPHDRSALDATCLAYASEGRYLNQPVVRVRDDGTPVIVFVSADATDLDSCRWESVRWTPEEGSFSRPATVADTDNLFDAGTLLTNGGGLEAYLIVGGYPDEMTPAWSTSLATRGGDLVRFTSDDGVAWRRGDTVRAASGPWERFNNPQALALPDGRRAVLFCEGDNDYTSSDSKVFLQIGEAPASRDFRARGTRLSGDDRYETAVQVSREAFPSCATTVVVATGEGFADAVAAAPLAASLRAPLLLVRSNRLDDVVAAEIRRLGARYAIIVGGPGAVSEDVARAVRAQLTKERGVERVAGDDRYGTSAAVARHMTAVRGAPRGLMLATGANFPDALAGGVLAARKNMPVLLTRPSEIPTSVAEVVAETAPEELVVLGEETAVSGAVVAHALELAPGAASTRLGGATRYDTAAAVVEHALARGITMERFVVCTGEDFPDALTASVLAARRNSAVIFTRRYELPGPSATIVREHRRDVLVWNVVGGTGAVGTSVSSALAAIVAEP
- the dnaE gene encoding DNA polymerase III subunit alpha; this encodes MTERFVHLHTHSEYSVLDGHAKVSRLLDKAAQLGQQALALTDHGVMFGAVEFYKQAVRGDEKTGRPPIKPIIGCEVYFTPHSRTKRDGKPELYHLLLLAEDNTGYKNLMALVSQSWTTGFYYKPQVDLELLEQFSDGLIATSACMSGIVPKSIERGDEAAARAWAERYARIFGEGRFFLEIQQQGIMADSGVTQSDINRALADLGRELGLPLVATNDIHYVEAGDAKAQDILVCIQTGRTLDDTDRLRFSSDQFYLKSAEQMAEVLPEYPEALAMTAEVAERCTVELEFGKIILPVFDVPGGKTEDEHLREACMKGLARRYGEPIPEDALARLESELAVITSKGLSAYFLIVADFVQWAKRNGIGVGPGRGSAAGSIISYALGITNLDPLAHGLIFERFLNPERTEMPDIDIDFDDERRGEVIDYVRKKYGEDRVAQVVTYSTMKARQAIRDAARVLGYPYAIGDRIAKLVPEGPDATIADALETNPDLREEYDAGGDVKAIIDAARALEGNVRGEGVHAAAVVICRDPLHEHAPVKLDTKGGSVITQYEGTVIAELGLLKMDFLGLRTLTVIAKAVQAIEENHGVGIDIDSIPLDDPETFAMLKRGDVDGVFQLGESSGMRQLVKDLQPESFAEIVACLALYRPGPLQSGMVRDFVNRKHGRAPVEYYDERIKHILEETYGTMVYQEQVMRLSMEMAGFSAAKADKLRKAMGKKIPEEMAKWRSDFVEGAVANGYGRALAERVYDDIEKFAGYGFNKSHSAAYGLLAYQTAYLKAHYPLEFMAAQLTSYNGKTEQIVRYIAACNAAGITVLPPDVNSSGKDFTATGGAIRFGLEGIRGVGGPVVEAIVAARKEGGPFTSLHDFLARVDVRSLNKKTVEALIKAGAFDSTGYTRKQLMELMDHAMELAAKRQRDKESGQVSMFDLFAPEEHGLGEEAPPPDGVEWDKATKLSFEKEMLGIYVSDHPLSDKREIIEAARTHSLGQTEELKDGVVGWFAGQIRDVERIATKAGKLMCAFVLEDLESSADALMFPQTYERCRDVVAEDAVVRVRAKVEDSDRGRRLLVQEVHTLADDGTFVRPPKVLHVRAPVSELGNGGYDRFREILAHYPGRDSVVVELQYPDRIKRMRLGEECRVDAAAVGLHAELKALLGAEAVWEE